A DNA window from Rhineura floridana isolate rRhiFlo1 chromosome 11, rRhiFlo1.hap2, whole genome shotgun sequence contains the following coding sequences:
- the LOC133366203 gene encoding alpha-N-acetylneuraminide alpha-2,8-sialyltransferase-like isoform X2: MSFNLQLGKQNFALGLCVVFLISLTLSLLQRAAREKTTLRQLGKCQELNCLFELRDFSQSARFNRTASDDLSGSAQFNRTASDDLSGSAQFSRTASDEEQLRVIQTWNFKKEDKKILEHLLLTQTCHWEPNAAVLAQYRAELGQCCNASFQLVLTKENTPLGSNISFDGHKDKKMLRSPFPDSQYGHCAVVGNSGILRNSQCGQEIDQADLVVRFNLPPMNFSEDVGTKASLVTLNPSILHAKFQKLEDRRKPFADALRPYRDALFLIPAFSFIGNHDVSYRALYTMEDFGLAQQAVFLNPNYLAHMGNYWRTKGLRPYRLSSGFMFVNVALELCKHITLYGFWPFQHDLANQRILHHYYDNTLPKRGVHAMPSEFSQYLRMYSQGVLRLRLGKCQ; this comes from the exons atgtCCTTCAACTTGCAGCTTGGGAAACAGAACTTTGCACTGGGCCTCTGTGTGGTTTTCCTCATCAGCCTCACTCTTTCGCTGTTACAGAGAGCAGCCAG AGAGAAGACTACATTACGACAGTTAGGAAAATGCCAGGAATTAAATTGTTTGTTTGAATTACGGGATTTCTCTCAAAG tgCTCGGTTTAACAGAACAGCCAGTGATGATCTCTCTGGCAGTGCTCAGTTTAACAGAACAGCCAGCGATGATCTCTCTGGCAGTGCTCAGTTTAGCAGAACAGCCAGTGATGAGGAGCAGCTTCGTGTGATCCAAACATGGAATTTCAAGAAAGAGGATAAGAAGATTCTGGAGCATCTGCTGCTTACTCAGACATGCCATTGGGAACCCAATGCAGCAGTGCTGGCCCAATACAG ggcAGAGCTGGGGCAGTGTTGTAATGCTTCCTTCCAGCTAGTCCTCACTAAGGAAAACACACCGCTGGGATCAAACATCAGCTTTGACGGGCATAAAGACAAGAAGATGCTG AGATCACCCTTCCCAGACTCCCAGTATGGGCACTGTGCAGTGGTAGGCAATAGTGGGATCCTGCGAAACAGCCAGTGTGGTCAGGAGATAGACCAAGCAGATCTTGTAGTCAG GTTCAATCTGCCTCCCATGAATTTCTCTGAAGATGTGGGAACCAAGGCAAGCCTGGTAACCTTAAATCCCAGCATCCTTCATGCCAA ATTCCAAAAACTTGAAGACCGGCGGAAGCCTTTTGCAGATGCTTTGCGCCCTTACAGGGATGCCCTCTTCCTCATCCCCGCCTTCTCCTTCATAGGAAACCATGATGTCAGCTACCGTGCTCTGTATACCATGGAGGACTTTGGTTTGGCTCAGCAAGCTGTCTTCCTGAACCCAAATTACCTGGCCCACATGGGTAACTACTGGAGGACGAAGGGTTTAAGGCCATACCGTCTCTCGTCTGGCTTCATGTTTGTCAATGTCGCTTTGGAGCTCTGTAAGCACATTACCCTTTATGGATTCTGGCCCTTTCAGCATGACCTTGCCAACCAGCGCATCCTCCACCACTACTATGATAACACTCTGCCTAAGCGCGGTGTGCATGCCATGCCGAGCGAGTTTTCACAATACCTAAGGATGTACTCCCAGGGAGTGCTGCGCTTACGTCTTGGCAAATGTCAGTGA
- the LOC133366203 gene encoding alpha-N-acetylneuraminide alpha-2,8-sialyltransferase-like isoform X1: protein MSFNLQLGKQNFALGLCVVFLISLTLSLLQRAAREKTTLRQLGKCQELNCLFELRDFSQSARFNRTASDDLSGSAQFNRTASDDLSGSAQFSRTASDEEQLRVIQTWNFKKEDKKILEHLLLTQTCHWEPNAAVLAQYRAELGQCCNASFQLVLTKENTPLGSNISFDGHKDKKMLVNAELVDLLPERSPFPDSQYGHCAVVGNSGILRNSQCGQEIDQADLVVRFNLPPMNFSEDVGTKASLVTLNPSILHAKFQKLEDRRKPFADALRPYRDALFLIPAFSFIGNHDVSYRALYTMEDFGLAQQAVFLNPNYLAHMGNYWRTKGLRPYRLSSGFMFVNVALELCKHITLYGFWPFQHDLANQRILHHYYDNTLPKRGVHAMPSEFSQYLRMYSQGVLRLRLGKCQ from the exons atgtCCTTCAACTTGCAGCTTGGGAAACAGAACTTTGCACTGGGCCTCTGTGTGGTTTTCCTCATCAGCCTCACTCTTTCGCTGTTACAGAGAGCAGCCAG AGAGAAGACTACATTACGACAGTTAGGAAAATGCCAGGAATTAAATTGTTTGTTTGAATTACGGGATTTCTCTCAAAG tgCTCGGTTTAACAGAACAGCCAGTGATGATCTCTCTGGCAGTGCTCAGTTTAACAGAACAGCCAGCGATGATCTCTCTGGCAGTGCTCAGTTTAGCAGAACAGCCAGTGATGAGGAGCAGCTTCGTGTGATCCAAACATGGAATTTCAAGAAAGAGGATAAGAAGATTCTGGAGCATCTGCTGCTTACTCAGACATGCCATTGGGAACCCAATGCAGCAGTGCTGGCCCAATACAG ggcAGAGCTGGGGCAGTGTTGTAATGCTTCCTTCCAGCTAGTCCTCACTAAGGAAAACACACCGCTGGGATCAAACATCAGCTTTGACGGGCATAAAGACAAGAAGATGCTGGTGAATGCTGAGCTGGTGGACTTGTTGCCGGAG AGATCACCCTTCCCAGACTCCCAGTATGGGCACTGTGCAGTGGTAGGCAATAGTGGGATCCTGCGAAACAGCCAGTGTGGTCAGGAGATAGACCAAGCAGATCTTGTAGTCAG GTTCAATCTGCCTCCCATGAATTTCTCTGAAGATGTGGGAACCAAGGCAAGCCTGGTAACCTTAAATCCCAGCATCCTTCATGCCAA ATTCCAAAAACTTGAAGACCGGCGGAAGCCTTTTGCAGATGCTTTGCGCCCTTACAGGGATGCCCTCTTCCTCATCCCCGCCTTCTCCTTCATAGGAAACCATGATGTCAGCTACCGTGCTCTGTATACCATGGAGGACTTTGGTTTGGCTCAGCAAGCTGTCTTCCTGAACCCAAATTACCTGGCCCACATGGGTAACTACTGGAGGACGAAGGGTTTAAGGCCATACCGTCTCTCGTCTGGCTTCATGTTTGTCAATGTCGCTTTGGAGCTCTGTAAGCACATTACCCTTTATGGATTCTGGCCCTTTCAGCATGACCTTGCCAACCAGCGCATCCTCCACCACTACTATGATAACACTCTGCCTAAGCGCGGTGTGCATGCCATGCCGAGCGAGTTTTCACAATACCTAAGGATGTACTCCCAGGGAGTGCTGCGCTTACGTCTTGGCAAATGTCAGTGA